The genomic stretch ATCAGATGACTAAAGAATGGAGGAAGGAATCTATGATGCCAGAGACAAAAATGTAAAGGTAGAcattcctgatttccatggtagtttaaatcatGAGGATTCATTAGACTGGCTTAGatctgttgagagagtctttgagtttaaaaatTATGATGACAGAAAAGCTTTCAAAGTTGATATTTTAAAACACAAAGGctatgcatctctttggtatgagAGTATAAAACACTAAAGGATTAGAGATGGAAAGGAACCAGTCAGGTCTTGGTTAAGTTGAAAATGAAATTAAAGGAGACATTCATAGCCAAAGACTAAAACCAGGATATTTTTATTAAACTGACTCAGTTGAAACAAGAGCAGTTATCTGTTGAGGCCTATCTTAGGAACTTTGAAAAGCTAACCCTACAATGCGAGGTTACTGAGAAACCTTagcaaaagattgctaggtttgttgagggtttaGATCCTAAGATAGCTAGCAGGGTAAGGATGCAGTAGGTTAGGTCATTTGATGAGGCAATTAACCTAGCCTTAAGAGTTGAGAAACTGGGGAAAGTGAAGCCTGTAACACCCAAATTTCCCACCAAACCAACATTCAAACCTTATACTGGTGTCAAAATCACTACGACACCTAAATCAGCTACCCAACTCACAGTAAAAAAAGGGAAGGCATCCATGTATCCTAAAACCAACCCACCTTTGTCCAGGGATAAGATCAAGTGCTTTCAGTGCCAAGGCTTTGGCCATTTTAAGAAGGAATGTCCTTCTAACAGAGCTCTCACACCTATGAAGATTGAAGAGTGGGAAAGGGAAGGTCTAGCTGagtatgaggaagatgagacATTGGTCCCAGGAGAAATGGAAGCTGAGGGGGAAACTGATCAAGGACAAGTTATGGCCCACCCTGACACGGGGCACAGTTTGGTCCTATGGAGGGTTATGCCCTCTTAACCAGCTCCTCTAGAAGCTGATCAGAGATCCATGATATTCAGGAGTAGGTGCACTGTCCAAGGGAGGGTATGTAATTTGATCATTGATGGAGGTAGCTGTACCAATCTAGCTTCCACCATTATGGTTAGCAAGCTGAGTTTGCCCACCCAGGAGCACCCCAGTCCATACAAGCTAAGGTGGTTAAATAAAGGATCTGAAGTAAGAGTTGACAAGCAGTGCATTGTTCCTTTTTCAATTGGGAAGGTGTACAAAGATAAAGTGTTGTCTGATGTGGTCCCTATGGATGCCTGTCATCTACTGTTAGGAAGGTCATCGGAGTTTGACTGGAATACCCCTCACCAGGGGAAGGAAAATATCTATAGCTTCAAGCACAATGGCAAGAAAGTTACCCTGACTCCCTTGCCACCAAATCAAAGAGGATATTGAAGTCCTAACATGCCTGAGGAAGTCAATGGAGTGTTATTTCTATCTGAGGCAGCTATGATCAAAGAGCTAAAGCAAGAACAACCTGTGTTGTTTCTTCTATCAAGGGAAATCAACACTGAGGAGAGTAATGATGTGCCTACAGAGGTTCAACCTCTGATTCAGAAATACAAGGAGGTTTTTCCAGCTGAGTTGCCTAGTGGTTTGCCGCCCTTGAGAGGAATTAAGCATCACATAGACCTTGTACCTGGTTCTGTGCTCCCTAACAAACCAACTTACAGATGTGATCCCACAGCAACCAAGGAACTGCAGCATCAGATTGAAAAGTTAATGACAAAGGGATTTGTGAGGGAATCATCGAGTCCATATGAAGTTCCTGCTTTACTGGTACCTTAGAAAGATAGAACTTGGAGAATGTGTACTGATAGCAGGGCCATAAACAACATTACAGTTAAGTACAGGTTCCCTATTCCAAGACTAGATGACATGTTGGATGAGCTCAGTGGGGCTCAGATCTTTACAAAGATTGATCTAAGGCAAGGATATCACCAGGTGAGTATAACGGAAGGTGATGAATGGAAAAC from Silene latifolia isolate original U9 population chromosome 2, ASM4854445v1, whole genome shotgun sequence encodes the following:
- the LOC141641056 gene encoding uncharacterized protein LOC141641056, with translation MIFRSRCTVQGRVCNLIIDGGSCTNLASTIMVSKLSLPTQEHPSPYKLRWLNKGSEVRVDKQCIVPFSIGKVYKDKVLSDVVPMDACHLLLGRSSEFDWNTPHQGKENIYSFKHNGKKVTLTPLPPNQRGY